The Methanoregula boonei 6A8 genome has a window encoding:
- a CDS encoding aminotransferase class V-fold PLP-dependent enzyme, whose translation MEPPLIYLNNAATSWPKPPGVIAAVNDALALPFGEAGRSAAGLSSDCVADAREAVARYFHAPETDHVIFSANATDALNTLISGFAINEAGPFHAIISDLEHNSVIRPLRTLEAGGRCSVTVVPSTGARVDPDAVAAALRPDTRLAVLSHGSNVLGSVQDISAIGKLLQDESVFFIADGAQTAGLAQIDLGRLPLDAFVFTGHKYLFGFPGTGGFYIRDPEKSASTRQGGTGTDSRYPLQPQGMPEKFEAGTHNYPGLVSLAAGIAFLEETGADAIARSITRQAGIFLREFSGTDTIQVYNTNPDLPVISFNLRDLENEDTGFVLRRMYGIVTRTGLHCAPLIHDRIDGGHGCVRISPSILTPDETCRSAAAAIREVADSVHSA comes from the coding sequence ATGGAACCACCCCTCATATATCTCAACAATGCGGCCACGAGCTGGCCAAAGCCGCCTGGTGTGATCGCCGCGGTCAATGACGCACTTGCCCTGCCGTTTGGTGAGGCCGGCCGGTCTGCAGCGGGTCTCTCATCAGATTGCGTGGCCGATGCACGCGAAGCGGTGGCCCGGTATTTCCATGCACCCGAAACAGATCACGTGATCTTCTCCGCAAACGCTACCGACGCTCTCAATACGCTCATTTCGGGTTTTGCAATAAATGAGGCCGGTCCGTTCCACGCGATCATTTCCGATCTCGAGCACAATTCCGTGATCCGCCCCTTGCGCACGCTGGAAGCCGGGGGCCGGTGCAGTGTTACGGTAGTCCCTTCCACGGGAGCCCGGGTTGACCCGGATGCTGTGGCTGCAGCGCTCCGGCCCGACACCCGCCTCGCCGTCCTTTCCCACGGGTCCAATGTCCTTGGCTCGGTACAGGATATCTCCGCTATCGGGAAACTTCTGCAGGACGAGAGTGTCTTCTTTATTGCTGACGGGGCCCAGACCGCGGGCCTTGCACAAATCGATCTCGGGCGGCTGCCGCTCGACGCCTTTGTTTTCACGGGCCACAAGTACCTTTTCGGTTTTCCGGGCACTGGCGGGTTCTACATCCGTGACCCGGAAAAATCTGCTTCAACCCGACAGGGTGGGACCGGAACGGATTCGCGGTATCCTCTCCAGCCGCAGGGGATGCCGGAGAAGTTTGAGGCCGGCACGCACAACTACCCGGGCCTTGTCTCACTTGCCGCCGGGATCGCATTTCTGGAGGAGACCGGGGCTGATGCGATCGCCCGGAGCATCACAAGGCAGGCCGGAATTTTCCTGCGGGAATTTTCCGGGACTGATACAATCCAGGTGTACAACACAAATCCTGATCTCCCGGTGATCTCTTTTAATCTGCGGGATCTCGAAAATGAGGATACCGGTTTTGTCCTCCGGCGCATGTACGGGATCGTCACCCGGACCGGCCTGCACTGTGCACCGCTCATCCACGACAGGATCGATGGGGGCCATGGCTGCGTCCGGATCAGCCCATCCATTTTGACTCCTGATGAAACGTGTAGGAGCGCTGCAGCAGCCATTCGCGAGGTGGCAGACAGTGTCCATAGTGCGTGA